A stretch of DNA from Paenibacillus sp. FSL W8-0186:
AGTATCAAGAATGGAAGGCCCTGCTTCATCATTTCTACGACCCGTTTCCCGTTGTCCAGCACTATGTTCAGATCAAGCAGCTTATTGATTAAATTAAGGGGGCTAGTCCATGGGGGAGATTATTTTTAGTCAATTGGAATTCATCCGCGGGCAGACATTAAAAATAGCTCAGGATTTATCAGAGGAACAGGCTAATATTATACCTGCCAAGTTCCGCAACAATATTCGCTGGAATCTTGGACATATCGCCTTTGTACAGGACGCTTTTGCATTTCAGCTAAACGGACGCCCTTCGCTGATTTCAGCCCAATATAGAAGTTTTTTTGCTAACGGGACATCTCCG
This window harbors:
- a CDS encoding DinB family protein, which produces MGEIIFSQLEFIRGQTLKIAQDLSEEQANIIPAKFRNNIRWNLGHIAFVQDAFAFQLNGRPSLISAQYRSFFANGTSPENWTEDVPRLADIVEVLEQQPKQIASILPGKLDERVSKPYTTSSGFTLDTIEGFLNFTLYHEGMHFSVIKMYKKLIQS